The following are from one region of the Hymenobacter sp. YIM 151858-1 genome:
- a CDS encoding DUF4236 domain-containing protein — MPFSFRKLFNLGPLRLSLTKKGIGVSMGIPGIRVSQQANGSRQVTISVPGTGFTYTKKLGRDKQ, encoded by the coding sequence ATGCCCTTCTCATTCCGAAAGCTGTTTAACCTCGGTCCTCTCCGTCTGTCCCTGACAAAGAAAGGAATAGGCGTCAGTATGGGCATACCGGGCATCCGCGTGAGTCAGCAAGCAAATGGCAGCCGACAAGTAACTATTTCGGTGCCGGGTACGGGGTTCACCTATACAAAAAAACTAGGCCGTGATAAGCAGTAG
- a CDS encoding DUF2493 domain-containing protein: MVKDKIIAVVGSRSVKSCAALLARLGELAPAEVVSGGAAGVDQLAAAWARAHGVPLTELRPDYAAHGPTAAPHVRNAEIVRRADLVLVVWDGRSKGTLSALRAARRLGRAVELLPLDS; the protein is encoded by the coding sequence ATGGTAAAAGACAAAATAATAGCTGTAGTAGGCAGCCGAAGCGTAAAAAGCTGTGCGGCCCTGCTGGCACGGCTGGGCGAACTGGCGCCGGCCGAAGTGGTAAGCGGCGGAGCGGCCGGCGTGGACCAGCTGGCCGCCGCCTGGGCCCGCGCCCACGGGGTGCCGCTGACAGAGCTGCGCCCGGACTATGCCGCCCACGGCCCCACGGCTGCGCCCCACGTGCGCAACGCCGAAATAGTACGCCGCGCCGACCTGGTGCTGGTGGTGTGGGACGGCCGCAGCAAGGGCACATTGAGCGCCCTGCGCGCCGCCCGCCGCCTGGGCCGTGCGGTGGAGCTGCTGCCCCTGGACTCCTGA
- a CDS encoding M15 family metallopeptidase, which produces MVTLPKAQQARQAARLAGVHEELRTAFGRALAAWQARPELARLGRPIVTEGYRSAAEQERLYAQGRTAPGPIVTYKRGGESKHNLVPARALDVAFLLAGGQVSWSAELLRQFAQLMKVASPAVRWGGDWPGWKDRPHFEV; this is translated from the coding sequence GTGGTGACGCTGCCTAAGGCCCAGCAGGCGCGGCAGGCAGCACGTCTGGCCGGCGTGCACGAGGAGCTGCGAACGGCCTTCGGGCGGGCCCTGGCTGCCTGGCAGGCGCGGCCGGAGCTGGCCCGGCTGGGGCGGCCCATCGTGACGGAAGGCTACCGGAGCGCGGCCGAGCAGGAGCGGCTGTACGCGCAGGGCCGCACGGCGCCGGGTCCTATCGTGACCTACAAACGCGGCGGGGAGTCGAAGCACAACCTGGTACCGGCCCGGGCGCTGGATGTGGCTTTTCTACTGGCCGGCGGGCAGGTAAGCTGGTCGGCGGAACTGCTGCGGCAGTTCGCACAGCTGATGAAGGTGGCGAGTCCGGCGGTGCGCTGGGGCGGGGACTGGCCGGGATGGAAGGACCGGCCGCATTTTGAGGTGTAA
- a CDS encoding DEAD/DEAH box helicase, producing MNDPIGAFDTIRDNFIRYVETAFRTKFPDIEERRHKLLHQDRVLYRQPWAEPLPEYKSSRKNIAALGPDDLPGLNSRQQELFKGLIQSGLIDNPEIELYEHQVTMLREALQHRHCVITSGTGSGKTESFLLPLLAEITKEFTRKEWRPAGEMPASAKNWWDGPNKLTDTSAVDKAATTGSGLKPAAKQRGHEKRPAAVRAMILYPMNALVEDQMTRLRRALDSQDARDWFDANNNGNRIHFGRYTGATPVAGSLRKKNEAGQWEINKYKLTELRAELQQASANAEAIAEFISQPENANRRKELTAFFPQLDGAEMRSRFDMQDSPPDILITNYSMLSVMLMRTLDSPIFEKTRLWLEEDSSRIFHLVVDELHLYRGTAGTEVAYLLRLVLQRLGLSPVHPQLRILASSASLETEGEEGVASRQFLEDFFGVPTKEDGSEAFQIIKGQEIEVAVAPDGNSKRHLPIAPFKVVADAWGGTRDQLDEAATEATQLLNQFCRRTQSPTEPGTGVAALGRCLLSAELQLRERLYAACQVTDQGTGRTKIRAVPVLPANDSLAPGFQHLAISLFGPGHDEADLRAAMRGLFIARGLLDDRQFRDVEKAARMQGRALPRFRFHFFFRNIEGLWVGLPDLPDGQQVRKPFGELLPQTKLRTDDGQHVLEGLYCDSCGTVFYGGARLNWSVPGAASRNSFQMLTVSPDIEGIPEKAAETLVERRTYADYAVFWPAGDQKVLPYENPRREWTQAELDAEGPFPWQQPGIGKNRPANTAKWVRARIDSRTGQVQLLGNGSSAPSAANGPDWIAGWLFCVEGQAGADAQPLRAMPAVCPGCGANHERGKRRLSSVRGFRTGFGQTSQTFAKELLLQLPEGADSRKLVVFSDSRDDAAQVANGIERNHYGDLLRELLTGYLQQQVLQGADLVQAIQSGQLSQEELGILREKNEQLYDDVESWLDELQNLSSPNSTKRKKAEEAQEALAKLTEKTVPLQALISGLTNDGSATLQQLFLELGVNPGGNELEAQYLDSQNRQQPWFDGVDYSDPSKPKWKVNYGALGDRIRNSLTDRVAELLFRRLFYSLEASGLGTAVVRPKLNGSALSALPSTLHAHADHILSAVVRILGDKYRYTTSEYKSERPLASSEDFPGAVKRYLKAVAGLHLGGRDQWEVIADWVRRYLRGPGGPVVMDSHGNVDTIALSLQAAGKTDPVWVCGKCHRPHLHPAAGICTGCREPLPQQPAKQCQELWERNYLAYHAALHPRPSIRLHCEELTGQTDDQFERQRHFRNVVLTREGPAVVRQIDLLSVTTTLEVGVDIGALQAVMLANMPPQRFNYQQRVGRAGRRGQAYSVAFTFCRGRSHDEFYFANPHKITGDDSPTPFLAMDQPRILKRVLAKAALREAFQYAGATGGGVHGEFGEQGTWPAWQDGVKHWLNKESADWATKVLGVMTGAQNEQYIPEMLDWLADTGTGLYREVDRVMTSKSPGEDNADKLAQGGVLPMFGMPTTVRNLHLGARQQAGRWILPLIDRQADTAIYEFAPGAQKLKDKFYYMATGFTSELQTQQRHDRTVITNRDGDPFVLRRWMRTCPVCHHTDTCEQADPPASVCPVEACKAELDAPHVSTAHIYEVVSPKAFRTNYGPGSDEREDVDSYVQRPPLLTERGTDSEPTPVLELRGSQAMLWDADVVWRLNKGPREALFGGGMKANVRERHLNDIWTTQQWLADEANPQERVALAANKKTELLQLKPTTVPLGLNLGLDGSTGSQRDGVKAAYYSAAFLLQRAIADEEDIEPEEIEIGSITQVPLADDKRAGRFVGQLTLSDALPNGSGFVRRLFGKMAPVGQGSIGMDLIQEALAPAEAGGYLDKIHNDRGTGTDGHPERCKTACYNCLMGYRNMSYHTLLDWRLALGLLRVMRDPSYRAGTDGQFTTPELAGWLDQAKALFSDLATSFFITPGGITGEVSELRASNGQTLPVLLWGPSRQNITLAVHPFWELNRPEEGSWLTEILALAQQYALDHDGQVQFLDSFNLARRMGKCYEWLKSSQNLLK from the coding sequence ATGAATGATCCAATCGGTGCGTTTGACACCATCCGCGACAATTTTATCCGCTACGTTGAAACAGCGTTCCGCACCAAATTTCCAGATATAGAGGAACGTCGGCACAAACTGCTGCATCAGGACCGGGTGCTGTACCGTCAGCCTTGGGCCGAACCACTACCGGAGTACAAGAGCAGCAGGAAGAATATTGCTGCGCTTGGCCCGGATGACTTACCCGGATTAAACAGCAGGCAGCAGGAGCTATTCAAGGGCCTGATCCAATCTGGCTTGATTGACAACCCTGAGATAGAATTGTATGAACACCAGGTGACAATGCTGCGGGAAGCTCTGCAGCATAGACATTGCGTTATTACATCTGGTACTGGTTCTGGTAAGACCGAATCATTCCTGTTGCCGCTGTTGGCTGAAATCACCAAGGAATTCACCCGAAAGGAATGGCGGCCGGCTGGAGAGATGCCAGCTAGTGCGAAAAACTGGTGGGATGGCCCAAATAAGCTCACGGATACTAGCGCAGTTGATAAAGCGGCAACGACTGGTAGCGGCTTAAAACCTGCCGCTAAACAACGCGGGCACGAGAAACGCCCCGCGGCAGTGCGGGCGATGATTCTCTACCCGATGAACGCCCTGGTTGAGGATCAGATGACCCGCTTGCGGCGGGCCCTTGACTCGCAGGATGCCCGCGACTGGTTTGATGCTAACAACAATGGCAACCGCATCCATTTCGGCCGATACACAGGGGCTACGCCTGTGGCCGGCTCATTGCGCAAGAAAAATGAGGCTGGGCAGTGGGAGATTAACAAGTACAAGCTGACTGAGCTACGAGCTGAGCTGCAACAGGCTAGCGCCAATGCAGAAGCCATTGCAGAATTTATAAGTCAGCCTGAAAACGCTAACCGTCGGAAGGAACTGACTGCCTTCTTTCCGCAGCTGGACGGAGCAGAAATGCGGAGCCGGTTTGATATGCAGGACTCCCCACCGGATATCCTGATTACCAACTATTCGATGCTCAGTGTGATGCTAATGCGTACACTGGACAGCCCGATTTTTGAGAAGACGCGCCTTTGGCTGGAAGAAGACAGCAGCCGGATATTTCACCTGGTAGTTGATGAGCTGCACCTATACCGGGGCACTGCCGGCACTGAGGTAGCCTACCTCTTACGGCTCGTATTACAACGCCTTGGTCTGTCGCCTGTGCATCCTCAGCTACGAATATTGGCCAGTAGTGCTTCGTTGGAAACAGAGGGTGAGGAAGGTGTAGCAAGTCGTCAGTTCCTCGAAGACTTTTTTGGTGTTCCCACTAAGGAAGACGGTAGCGAGGCTTTCCAAATCATCAAAGGTCAAGAGATTGAAGTAGCAGTGGCTCCTGACGGCAACTCGAAACGCCATTTACCAATAGCTCCATTCAAGGTGGTAGCTGACGCATGGGGCGGAACACGGGACCAGTTGGACGAGGCTGCAACCGAAGCGACCCAGCTGCTGAACCAGTTTTGCAGAAGGACGCAGAGCCCGACTGAACCCGGCACGGGTGTAGCCGCGCTGGGGCGCTGCCTATTGTCGGCCGAACTGCAATTGCGCGAGCGGCTGTACGCGGCCTGTCAGGTGACCGACCAAGGTACCGGGCGCACCAAGATCCGAGCAGTACCCGTACTGCCCGCTAATGACAGCCTTGCCCCTGGCTTCCAGCACCTGGCCATATCATTATTTGGCCCAGGGCATGACGAGGCAGATTTACGGGCCGCTATGCGTGGCCTGTTTATCGCGCGCGGCCTACTCGATGACAGGCAATTTCGGGATGTTGAAAAGGCAGCACGGATGCAGGGGCGTGCATTACCCCGGTTCCGGTTCCACTTCTTCTTTCGCAACATCGAAGGATTGTGGGTGGGCTTGCCTGACCTACCTGACGGTCAGCAGGTAAGAAAGCCATTTGGTGAGCTGCTGCCGCAGACAAAGCTGCGCACCGATGACGGCCAGCATGTACTGGAAGGTCTGTACTGTGACAGCTGCGGCACTGTGTTCTATGGCGGAGCCCGCCTTAACTGGTCGGTACCAGGTGCTGCCTCCCGCAACAGCTTCCAAATGTTGACTGTTAGCCCTGACATTGAGGGCATTCCGGAAAAGGCAGCCGAAACCTTGGTGGAACGTCGGACCTATGCAGACTACGCGGTATTCTGGCCAGCTGGGGACCAGAAGGTGCTACCTTATGAAAACCCACGGCGGGAATGGACGCAGGCTGAACTTGATGCGGAAGGCCCCTTTCCGTGGCAGCAACCTGGTATAGGAAAAAACCGGCCAGCCAATACGGCTAAATGGGTACGGGCCAGAATTGATAGCCGTACCGGCCAGGTGCAGCTACTTGGGAACGGCTCGTCCGCACCAAGTGCCGCCAACGGCCCGGATTGGATTGCGGGGTGGCTTTTTTGCGTAGAAGGACAGGCTGGAGCCGACGCACAGCCATTGCGGGCGATGCCGGCAGTATGTCCTGGGTGCGGCGCCAATCATGAAAGGGGCAAGAGGCGTCTGAGTTCAGTGCGCGGCTTCCGGACTGGTTTCGGCCAGACCAGTCAGACGTTTGCTAAGGAACTGCTGTTACAGTTGCCGGAAGGCGCCGATAGCCGGAAGCTAGTTGTATTTTCAGACAGCCGGGACGATGCAGCTCAAGTAGCCAATGGAATAGAACGCAACCACTACGGCGACCTGCTGCGTGAGCTGCTGACCGGTTATCTGCAGCAGCAAGTATTGCAAGGAGCGGATTTGGTGCAGGCCATCCAAAGCGGCCAGCTGAGCCAAGAAGAATTGGGGATACTTCGTGAGAAGAACGAACAGCTCTACGATGATGTGGAGAGTTGGCTGGACGAGTTACAAAATCTGAGCAGCCCCAATAGCACAAAACGCAAGAAAGCTGAGGAGGCGCAGGAAGCGTTAGCAAAGCTTACCGAGAAAACAGTACCCCTACAGGCGCTGATTAGCGGACTCACTAACGATGGCAGCGCTACGCTGCAGCAGTTATTCCTGGAGTTAGGTGTAAACCCCGGAGGCAATGAACTTGAAGCACAATACCTTGATAGTCAAAACCGGCAACAGCCGTGGTTTGATGGCGTCGACTATTCCGATCCATCAAAACCGAAATGGAAGGTAAACTATGGGGCACTGGGTGACAGAATACGCAACAGTCTTACCGACCGGGTAGCAGAATTATTGTTCCGCCGCCTGTTCTATTCGCTTGAAGCATCAGGGCTTGGAACGGCGGTAGTGAGACCCAAGCTAAACGGTTCAGCACTATCCGCTTTGCCATCTACGCTTCATGCACACGCAGACCACATACTAAGCGCCGTTGTCAGAATTCTGGGCGACAAATACCGTTACACAACCAGCGAATACAAGAGCGAACGGCCACTGGCCAGTTCCGAGGATTTTCCTGGTGCCGTCAAACGGTATTTGAAAGCCGTTGCAGGCCTGCATCTAGGCGGCAGAGACCAGTGGGAAGTTATTGCTGATTGGGTGCGCCGCTATCTGCGCGGACCAGGGGGGCCAGTTGTGATGGATTCCCATGGCAACGTAGATACCATTGCCTTGAGTTTGCAAGCCGCTGGTAAAACTGACCCGGTTTGGGTTTGCGGCAAATGTCACCGGCCACACCTGCACCCAGCAGCCGGCATTTGTACGGGTTGCCGTGAACCACTGCCCCAACAGCCAGCAAAACAGTGTCAGGAACTGTGGGAACGGAACTACCTCGCATATCATGCAGCACTTCATCCGCGCCCTTCTATCCGGTTACATTGCGAGGAACTTACCGGCCAAACAGATGACCAGTTTGAGCGGCAAAGGCATTTCCGTAACGTGGTGCTTACCCGCGAAGGTCCGGCAGTAGTACGGCAGATAGATCTACTGAGCGTTACAACAACCTTGGAAGTCGGCGTTGACATTGGTGCCCTGCAGGCGGTGATGCTAGCGAACATGCCCCCGCAGCGCTTCAATTACCAGCAACGGGTAGGCCGTGCAGGCCGCCGGGGCCAGGCGTACTCTGTCGCCTTTACTTTCTGTCGGGGTCGCAGCCATGATGAGTTTTACTTTGCCAACCCCCACAAAATAACTGGCGACGATTCACCTACTCCCTTCTTGGCAATGGATCAGCCCCGCATTTTGAAGCGCGTACTAGCCAAAGCCGCGTTGCGTGAGGCGTTCCAATACGCTGGTGCCACTGGAGGCGGAGTACACGGGGAGTTCGGGGAGCAAGGGACATGGCCTGCGTGGCAGGACGGCGTTAAGCATTGGCTGAATAAGGAGTCTGCAGATTGGGCTACAAAGGTCCTGGGTGTTATGACTGGTGCCCAGAATGAGCAATATATTCCGGAAATGCTGGATTGGCTGGCTGATACAGGCACTGGTTTATACCGTGAAGTAGACCGGGTTATGACCAGTAAATCCCCTGGTGAGGACAACGCCGACAAACTAGCCCAAGGTGGCGTGCTCCCCATGTTTGGAATGCCTACCACGGTCCGGAACTTGCACTTAGGAGCACGGCAGCAGGCCGGTAGATGGATATTACCGCTCATTGACCGGCAGGCAGATACTGCCATTTATGAATTTGCACCAGGAGCCCAGAAGCTTAAAGACAAGTTCTATTATATGGCCACTGGGTTCACCTCTGAGTTGCAGACCCAGCAACGCCACGACCGGACAGTAATTACCAACCGTGACGGGGACCCGTTTGTGCTCAGACGCTGGATGCGTACCTGCCCGGTATGCCATCACACAGACACCTGTGAACAGGCAGACCCGCCAGCATCAGTGTGCCCCGTCGAAGCCTGCAAGGCTGAGCTCGATGCGCCGCACGTCAGCACGGCACATATCTATGAAGTAGTTTCTCCTAAAGCATTCCGTACGAACTACGGACCGGGCAGCGATGAACGGGAAGACGTGGATTCGTATGTGCAGCGTCCTCCCCTTTTAACAGAACGCGGCACGGATAGTGAGCCCACACCTGTATTGGAGCTTCGTGGGTCGCAGGCCATGCTTTGGGATGCTGATGTGGTATGGCGCTTAAACAAGGGGCCTCGCGAAGCATTATTTGGTGGCGGAATGAAAGCAAATGTGCGTGAGAGGCACCTTAACGACATATGGACTACTCAGCAGTGGCTGGCTGACGAAGCCAATCCGCAAGAGCGGGTGGCCTTGGCAGCCAATAAGAAAACGGAGCTATTGCAGCTCAAGCCCACTACAGTGCCCCTTGGCTTGAACCTCGGCTTAGATGGGTCAACCGGTTCGCAAAGAGACGGGGTGAAGGCAGCGTATTATTCAGCTGCTTTCCTGCTGCAACGCGCCATTGCGGATGAAGAGGATATCGAGCCCGAGGAAATTGAAATTGGTAGCATCACGCAAGTGCCCTTAGCCGATGACAAACGGGCGGGCCGTTTCGTGGGTCAGTTGACACTGAGCGACGCGCTGCCAAATGGTTCGGGCTTTGTGCGCCGGTTGTTCGGAAAGATGGCTCCTGTGGGCCAAGGCTCAATCGGCATGGACTTGATACAGGAGGCACTAGCGCCAGCAGAGGCGGGAGGGTATCTCGACAAGATCCACAACGACAGAGGAACCGGCACGGATGGCCACCCTGAGCGTTGCAAGACGGCCTGCTACAACTGCTTGATGGGTTACCGTAACATGAGTTATCATACTTTGCTGGATTGGCGGCTTGCGCTAGGTCTGCTGCGGGTAATGAGAGACCCTTCTTACCGCGCTGGTACAGATGGGCAGTTCACTACTCCTGAACTCGCAGGCTGGTTGGATCAGGCAAAGGCTCTTTTTTCCGATCTGGCTACCAGCTTCTTTATTACACCTGGAGGCATCACCGGCGAAGTCAGCGAGTTGCGGGCCAGCAACGGCCAGACTCTTCCGGTTCTTCTATGGGGTCCCAGCCGCCAGAACATAACTCTAGCAGTTCATCCATTTTGGGAACTCAACCGCCCTGAGGAAGGCAGCTGGCTAACCGAAATACTCGCGCTGGCACAGCAGTACGCGCTCGACCATGATGGGCAAGTCCAGTTCCTGGATTCGTTCAATCTGGCCCGCCGCATGGGCAAATGTTATGAATGGCTCAAAAGCAGCCAAAACCTGCTTAAATAA
- a CDS encoding RecB family exonuclease — protein sequence MIAALQPLTSISPSQFVRLQRCAYQVLLERSSEGKTLLAVSGSGLGPGGAGPLGTIIHKVLETANTSGISTVADFEAEWNKQVEYQEAELIKKQQQHLVPLAYRAHQYAVRKLLLCWMLTGRSKQASSAPLGVEQWLADSHGIVRGVADLIRRNAAGNLEVVDYKTGRITEPDAESPEPDARKIKPEYVTQLQLYAALLHESSGEWPISMLLADLAGNEYPVAGSLQECSFLLAAAHALFKEVNNQVAAGHSEQLARPATEVCHGCQVKQLCEPYAVSVGAASNS from the coding sequence ATGATTGCAGCGCTGCAGCCTCTCACCAGTATATCTCCCAGTCAGTTTGTGCGGCTGCAGCGCTGCGCCTATCAGGTGCTGCTGGAAAGGTCTTCGGAGGGGAAGACGTTATTGGCAGTGTCCGGTTCTGGTTTAGGCCCTGGCGGTGCTGGGCCCTTGGGAACCATCATTCATAAAGTGTTGGAAACAGCCAACACAAGCGGTATAAGCACTGTAGCTGACTTTGAAGCCGAGTGGAACAAGCAAGTGGAATATCAGGAGGCCGAGCTGATTAAAAAGCAGCAGCAACACCTGGTTCCACTTGCTTACCGCGCTCATCAGTATGCTGTCAGAAAGTTGCTGCTGTGCTGGATGCTCACAGGCAGGTCGAAACAAGCTTCCTCTGCTCCGCTAGGTGTTGAACAATGGCTGGCTGATAGTCATGGTATTGTTCGTGGTGTAGCCGATCTAATCAGGCGCAACGCCGCTGGCAATCTGGAAGTGGTGGACTACAAAACCGGGCGCATAACCGAACCGGACGCGGAGTCTCCAGAGCCGGATGCCCGCAAAATCAAGCCTGAATATGTTACGCAGTTGCAATTGTATGCTGCCCTGTTGCATGAAAGTTCTGGCGAGTGGCCAATTTCAATGCTGCTGGCAGATCTGGCGGGTAATGAATACCCAGTGGCCGGCAGTTTGCAGGAATGCTCCTTTCTGCTAGCTGCTGCCCATGCGTTATTCAAGGAAGTCAATAACCAGGTTGCCGCCGGCCATAGCGAGCAACTGGCCCGGCCTGCAACGGAAGTTTGCCATGGTTGCCAGGTAAAGCAACTGTGTGAGCCTTACGCAGTATCGGTTGGCGCTGCTTCCAATAGTTAG
- a CDS encoding DUF3846 domain-containing protein: MPATATTYQPHLLDPHSAEPQPIHPRNGRSFRLAELYELLQCQRVDVVRLTDELILIIDDEGKFRNPAYLNLLATYLWYQYQPQARGQDSIVGRVILCHDKQFR, from the coding sequence ATGCCCGCAACCGCTACGACTTACCAGCCCCATTTGCTCGACCCGCACAGCGCCGAGCCCCAACCCATCCACCCGCGCAACGGCCGCAGCTTCCGGCTGGCCGAGCTGTACGAGCTGCTGCAGTGCCAGCGCGTGGACGTGGTGCGCCTCACCGACGAGTTGATTTTGATTATCGACGACGAAGGCAAGTTCCGCAACCCGGCTTACCTGAATCTGCTGGCTACTTACCTCTGGTACCAGTACCAGCCGCAGGCCCGCGGCCAGGACAGCATTGTGGGCCGCGTGATTCTGTGCCACGACAAGCAATTCCGCTAG
- a CDS encoding DNA cytosine methyltransferase, whose product MNASLQSLQEIAHQIPVLSFFTGGGLMDMGFESLGFPVVWTNEVDPQFAALYAAGMTSWRRGKDPQAGEAKITFAGSIVDIPDDDTILKQAFPAGTPNLFGIIGGPPCQDFSIAGKREGIGGQRGSLTHDYCWRIDHLQPAFFVFENVTGLLQKKHRAEFDLIRDFFKQHYLTDYAKLNSLDYGVPQSRERLFLIGIRRDLVQVPQMGLFAPELPEAGWAGWEQEFTHAEARKSYTWPTTTPLGVTPPAPEIEQQLDLCVSRCLVPEHLEETTHNAKERFNLISKKPAATDEGMVSNRSFKRLHRYRYSPTACYGNNEVHLHPWENKRLSVREVLRIQGVDEEYILPTDLPLSAKFKMIGNGVPVPLANGVARTIARLLRDYCGVRAKSEVALKSELLVQSLALAEV is encoded by the coding sequence ATGAATGCGTCACTTCAAAGCTTGCAGGAAATAGCCCATCAGATTCCCGTATTGTCCTTTTTCACAGGCGGCGGACTCATGGACATGGGATTTGAATCATTGGGTTTTCCCGTGGTGTGGACTAACGAGGTCGACCCTCAGTTTGCGGCCCTTTATGCCGCGGGCATGACCTCTTGGCGTCGTGGGAAAGACCCGCAGGCCGGAGAGGCCAAGATTACATTTGCAGGCAGTATTGTAGATATCCCGGACGATGACACGATTCTCAAGCAGGCCTTTCCTGCAGGAACACCCAACCTGTTCGGTATCATAGGCGGGCCACCCTGTCAAGACTTCAGCATCGCCGGCAAACGGGAAGGTATAGGTGGACAGCGGGGTAGTTTGACGCACGATTACTGTTGGCGCATCGACCACCTGCAACCAGCATTCTTCGTTTTTGAGAACGTAACTGGCTTGTTACAAAAAAAGCACCGGGCAGAATTCGATCTGATCCGGGACTTTTTCAAACAGCATTACCTAACGGATTACGCTAAATTAAACTCGCTGGATTACGGAGTGCCGCAGAGCCGCGAACGGCTTTTCCTGATTGGTATCCGGCGGGACCTGGTACAGGTACCACAGATGGGTTTATTTGCACCTGAGTTACCAGAAGCTGGTTGGGCCGGTTGGGAACAGGAGTTTACCCACGCGGAGGCCCGCAAGAGCTACACATGGCCTACCACCACGCCATTGGGGGTAACACCTCCGGCACCAGAAATAGAGCAGCAGCTCGATTTGTGCGTCAGCCGGTGTCTTGTTCCTGAGCACCTGGAGGAAACAACCCATAATGCTAAGGAGCGTTTCAACTTGATTTCAAAAAAACCTGCAGCAACGGACGAAGGCATGGTATCTAACCGGTCTTTTAAACGGTTACATCGTTACCGCTACAGCCCAACTGCATGCTATGGCAACAACGAAGTACATCTGCACCCATGGGAGAACAAGCGCCTTTCCGTCCGGGAGGTGCTGCGTATCCAGGGAGTGGATGAGGAATACATTCTACCAACCGACCTGCCACTTAGCGCAAAGTTCAAGATGATTGGCAATGGTGTGCCCGTTCCATTGGCCAACGGGGTTGCCCGCACTATTGCCAGGCTATTAAGGGACTACTGTGGTGTCAGGGCTAAAAGCGAAGTTGCTCTTAAGTCGGAACTATTAGTACAATCCTTGGCCCTGGCGGAGGTTTAA